One Gimesia chilikensis DNA segment encodes these proteins:
- a CDS encoding efflux RND transporter permease subunit, translated as MFAKFLHRPALAMVISLLILFMGGLAITALPISQFPSVAPPSVVVAVSYPGASAKILVDSTLVILERAINGVPNMRYMSSAATSAGEATIKIIFEPGTDPNTAVLNVNNRIQMVKNRLPPIVEREGIIVMQNMTSMLMYVNVYSKDPNVDQNFLYNYTTVNLLPEIKRIRGVGRAQILGNRAYAMRVELDLDRMRAYKISSADVMEAIKEQSMIGSPGRLGQATGTTSQTIEYVLTWVGRYNKPEQYENIILRANPNGEILRLKDVAKVNLGSSFYDLYSDIDGYPSASIVLKQIPGSNAADVIAKVKEKLKEIKTESFPPGMDYAISYDVSNFLDASIEKVLHTLFEAFILVSLVVFLFLGDFRSTLIPTLAVPVSLIGTFFFMSMFGMSINLITLFALVLAIGVVVDDAIVVVEAVHEKMHAKHLSPYAATKEVVAEISGAIIAITLVMTSVFIPVTFMPGAVGVFYRQFALTMAMSIVLSGVVALTLTPVLCAMILKPHTGYVEQKGIVGLINRLLKKISGRYAFVLRGLLCVFLGAAVGYGVYELLHVEIVHEVLSEQIELSHLRTVIIGVVMAVLFAFTFRAVFSGSEPNEKKKKGPIGIFLYYFDRGVDKVTNAFTWIVGLIITRRIFTMIVIGVFGYGILLVNEVLPSGFIPLEDQGVIYGIIQTPPGSTLEYTNSKSHELQKICEEFDEITSVTSLAGYEILTEGRGSNAGTCLINLKPWSERKLTSKEIIEELEQKGRAIANVKLEFFEPPAVPGFGAAGGFSLCLLDKTNSGDYDAFGKITENFLAELGKRKELKGLFTFFANNYPQYEVVIDNDVAMQKGVSIADAMDNLSIVVGSTWEQGFIRFGQFYKVYVQSAPEFRRYPEDLRNMFVKNDEGEMVPYSAFMKIKKMQGMNEINRYNLYTTAIIQGAPSTGYSSGQAIDAIKEVAEKTLPHGYGIGWQGLAYDEASKGNTAIYIFAIVVIFVYLVLVGQYESFVLPLAVIVSLPVGLFGSFLMLKSMGLANDVYCQIGLVMLVGLLGKNAILIIEFAVQRRQEGLSIKDAGVEGGKLRFRPIVMTSFAFIAGLVPLVRATGPGAIGNRTIGTTAVGGMLMGTLIGVFVIPGLYFLFAKMSDGKKLIKDEHDEPLSELVEHRSHSNHYDEPEH; from the coding sequence ATGTTCGCTAAATTTCTACATCGCCCGGCATTGGCGATGGTCATCTCGCTGCTCATCCTGTTTATGGGTGGGCTGGCGATCACGGCCCTGCCAATTTCCCAGTTTCCGTCTGTCGCTCCACCGAGTGTGGTTGTGGCCGTCTCCTATCCAGGTGCGAGTGCCAAAATTCTGGTTGACTCCACCCTGGTGATCCTGGAGCGCGCCATCAACGGTGTACCCAACATGCGGTACATGAGCTCTGCCGCCACCAGTGCGGGTGAAGCCACGATCAAGATCATCTTCGAACCGGGTACTGACCCGAACACGGCGGTCTTGAACGTGAATAACCGCATTCAGATGGTGAAGAACCGTCTGCCCCCTATCGTGGAGCGTGAGGGGATTATCGTCATGCAGAACATGACGAGTATGTTGATGTACGTGAACGTCTACAGTAAAGACCCGAACGTCGACCAGAACTTCCTCTATAACTACACCACGGTGAACCTGCTCCCCGAAATTAAACGTATTCGCGGGGTTGGCCGGGCGCAGATTCTCGGTAACCGTGCATACGCGATGCGGGTCGAACTGGATCTGGACCGGATGCGGGCCTATAAAATCTCTTCCGCAGACGTGATGGAGGCGATCAAGGAACAGAGTATGATCGGTTCTCCCGGGCGACTCGGTCAGGCGACGGGTACGACGTCGCAGACGATCGAGTACGTGTTGACCTGGGTCGGCCGTTACAATAAACCGGAGCAGTACGAGAACATCATCCTGCGTGCGAACCCGAACGGGGAGATTCTGCGCTTGAAGGATGTGGCCAAGGTTAACCTGGGGTCATCGTTCTACGACCTGTATTCGGACATCGACGGCTATCCTTCCGCGTCAATCGTGCTTAAGCAGATTCCGGGCTCTAACGCTGCGGACGTGATTGCGAAGGTGAAGGAGAAGCTGAAAGAGATCAAGACGGAGTCATTCCCGCCGGGGATGGACTACGCGATCAGTTACGACGTTTCGAACTTCCTGGATGCTTCTATCGAAAAGGTGCTGCATACCCTGTTCGAAGCGTTTATCCTGGTGTCGCTGGTGGTGTTCCTGTTCCTGGGAGACTTCCGCAGTACGCTGATTCCGACGCTCGCGGTGCCTGTGTCGTTGATCGGGACATTCTTCTTTATGAGTATGTTCGGCATGTCGATCAACCTGATTACGCTGTTCGCACTCGTGCTGGCGATCGGGGTTGTGGTCGACGACGCGATCGTGGTGGTGGAAGCGGTGCACGAAAAGATGCACGCCAAGCACCTCTCGCCTTATGCTGCTACCAAAGAGGTGGTGGCTGAGATCAGTGGTGCGATCATTGCGATTACCCTGGTGATGACCTCCGTGTTTATTCCGGTGACGTTCATGCCGGGGGCGGTGGGTGTCTTCTATCGTCAGTTCGCATTGACGATGGCGATGTCGATTGTGCTGTCCGGTGTGGTCGCGTTGACACTGACTCCGGTGTTGTGTGCGATGATTCTCAAGCCGCATACTGGCTATGTCGAACAGAAGGGGATTGTCGGTCTGATTAACCGCCTGCTCAAGAAGATCAGCGGCCGGTATGCCTTTGTGCTGCGGGGGCTGCTGTGTGTCTTCCTCGGAGCCGCGGTGGGATATGGCGTTTACGAACTGCTGCATGTGGAGATCGTGCACGAAGTGCTTTCGGAACAGATTGAACTGTCGCATCTGCGGACCGTGATTATCGGGGTCGTGATGGCGGTGTTGTTCGCCTTTACGTTCCGGGCGGTCTTCTCCGGCAGTGAACCCAACGAGAAGAAAAAGAAGGGGCCGATCGGCATCTTTCTGTACTACTTCGACCGGGGTGTGGACAAGGTAACGAATGCGTTTACCTGGATTGTGGGTCTGATCATCACCCGGCGTATTTTCACCATGATTGTGATTGGTGTTTTCGGTTACGGGATTTTGCTGGTCAACGAAGTGCTGCCCTCCGGGTTCATTCCGCTGGAAGACCAGGGGGTGATCTACGGGATTATCCAGACGCCCCCCGGTTCAACGCTGGAGTATACGAACTCGAAGTCGCATGAACTGCAGAAGATCTGTGAAGAGTTCGATGAAATTACTTCGGTGACTTCACTGGCGGGTTACGAAATTCTGACGGAAGGCCGTGGTTCCAACGCGGGTACCTGTCTGATTAACCTGAAGCCCTGGTCCGAGCGGAAGCTGACTTCGAAAGAGATCATTGAAGAGCTCGAACAGAAAGGGCGGGCGATTGCCAACGTGAAGCTCGAATTCTTCGAGCCGCCTGCGGTGCCCGGTTTCGGTGCAGCCGGTGGTTTCTCGCTCTGTCTGCTCGATAAGACCAACAGTGGCGACTACGACGCGTTCGGTAAAATCACCGAGAACTTCCTGGCGGAACTGGGTAAGCGGAAAGAGTTGAAGGGTCTGTTTACCTTCTTCGCGAATAACTATCCGCAGTACGAAGTTGTGATCGACAACGACGTGGCGATGCAGAAGGGGGTCTCGATTGCAGACGCGATGGATAACCTTTCGATTGTCGTGGGTAGTACATGGGAGCAGGGTTTCATTCGCTTTGGACAGTTCTACAAAGTGTATGTGCAGTCCGCGCCGGAGTTTCGTCGGTATCCTGAAGACCTGCGGAACATGTTCGTCAAAAACGATGAGGGGGAAATGGTACCTTACTCAGCGTTTATGAAGATTAAGAAGATGCAGGGGATGAACGAAATTAACCGTTATAACCTGTATACGACGGCGATTATTCAGGGAGCTCCTTCGACGGGTTACAGTTCCGGTCAGGCAATCGATGCGATTAAGGAAGTGGCGGAAAAGACGCTGCCTCACGGATATGGTATCGGCTGGCAGGGGCTGGCGTACGACGAGGCCAGCAAGGGGAATACGGCGATCTACATTTTTGCGATCGTGGTGATCTTTGTGTACCTGGTGCTGGTGGGTCAGTACGAGAGTTTTGTTCTGCCCCTGGCGGTAATCGTCTCGCTGCCCGTCGGTCTGTTTGGTTCGTTCCTGATGTTGAAGTCGATGGGCCTGGCCAACGATGTGTACTGTCAGATTGGTCTGGTCATGCTGGTAGGTCTGTTGGGTAAGAACGCGATTCTGATTATTGAATTCGCGGTACAGCGACGCCAGGAAGGACTGAGCATCAAGGATGCAGGGGTCGAAGGTGGTAAGCTGCGATTCCGGCCGATCGTGATGACGTCGTTCGCGTTTATCGCGGGTCTGGTTCCTCTGGTCCGAGCTACGGGGCCGGGTGCCATCGGTAACCGAACGATTGGTACCACGGCGGTCGGCGGGATGCTCATGGGGACCCTGATCGGGGTGTTTGTGATCCCCGGTCTGTACTTTCTGTTCGCCAAGATGTCTGACGGGAAGAAGCTCATCAAGGATGAGCATGATGAACCGCTCAGCGAACTGGTCGAGCACAGGAGTCACAGCAATCACTACGACGAACCCGAGCATTAA